The nucleotide window ACTGGTCGATGTGCAGCCGTGCCGCGGTCTCGGTGACGTGCCCGGTCTCCGCCAGGGCCAGGAACCAGCGCAGTTCGTCGATGGTCACCCGTCCATTGTGCCCCACCGCTTCCCCCGCCTGACGGCCGCCACCTGCGGGTTATGCGTGCGGTGCATGAAGTCCGCGGGGTTCCGTCATTTCCCTTCCGCGATGCTTGCGACGAGGCTGTTCGGCATGAGCCAGCAACACACCACCGATGAAGACAAGTACGCGCTCGCCAAGGCGTTCCACCACTGCCTGGTGACCCGCGACTGGACGGCCCTGCGGGACCTGTTCACCGAGGACGCCACCTGGACCCTCCCCGGCGACAACCGCATCTCCGGGCCGGCCGAGGGCGCCGACGCCGTGGTGGAGCGCGCCAAGCTGATCGCTGGCTTCGGCGTCGACTTCGAGTTCCAGCGGGTCCTGGTCAGCCGCGACAACATGGCGCTGTCGCTGCACAACACCGCCGAACGCGACGGCGTCGTGCTGGACGAGTACCTGGCCACCGTCTGCTTCCTGCGGGACGGCAAGATCGCGGCCATCGAGACGTACCTGTCCGACGTGCCGGGGATGAACGCCTTCTTCGGCTGAGACCCGGACCGGCCGGCGGCGCCACCCCGAAGGCGCCGCCGGCGTACCGGCTGTGACCCACCCCACACGGGCCGGTACCCAACGCCATGACCCGGCGTGGCAGACTGGACGCGTACCAGTGACGTTCAGCGCACTCCGGGGTCGGTGAAACTCCGAACCGGCGGTTACAGTCCGCGACCCGTCCGCTGCCAGCGGCCGGTTGACCAGGTGGAATTCCTGGACCGACGGTTAAAGTCCGGATGGGAGGCAGTGCGCGGCGGCCACGTACCGGTACGCCGCCGTCGGCGGTCGGCATGTCGCGTTCCCCGCGACGTGACGGCCGTTCGCGTGTTTGAGGCGTCCCCGGTGCCCGTGTCCGTCACCGTTCCTTCCCGCCCCGGAGTCCGTGCCGAAGAAGGCAGGAGGACCCGGTGGCCACCCCCGTCGAAACCGACGCCATGCGGCGCGCCGTCGCGCTGGCCGCGCGCGGACTCGGCCACACCAGCCCCAACCCGGTCGTCGGGTGCGTCGTGCTCGACGCCGACGGGCGGGTGGCCGGCGAGGGCTGGCACCGGCGGGCCGGCGGCCCGCACGCCGAGGTCCACGCGCTGCGCGAGGCCGGCGACCGGGCCCGGGGCGGCACCGCCGTCGTCACCCTCGAACCGTGCGACCACACCGGCCGCACCGGACCGTGCTCCCAGGCCCTGATCGACGCCGGGATCCGCCGCGTGGTGCACGCCGTCGCCGACCCGGACCCGACCGCCTCCGGCGGCGCCGGACGGCTGCGCGCCGCCGGGATCGACGTCGAGGCCGGACTGCTGGCCGCCGAGGCCGCCCGCGGCAACGAGGCGTGGCTGGCCTCGGTACGCCACCGCCGCCCCTTCGTCACCTGGAAGTACGCCGCCACCCTGGACGGCCGGAGCGCCGCCGCCGACGGCACCAGCCGCTGGATCACCTCCGACGCCGCCCGCGCCGAGGTGCACCGGCTGCGAGCCGAGGCCGACGCGGTGCTCGTCGGCTCCGGCACCCTGCGCGCCGACGACCCGCACCTGGCCGTCCGCGGAGTGCCCGGCGAGGTCACCCAGCCGCTGCGGGTCGTGGTGGACACCGAGGCCACCGTGGAGCCCGGCGCCCGGGTCCTCGACGACGCCGCGCCCACCCTGATCGCGGTGGCCGAGGACGCCGACGCCGGCCACCTGGGGGCCAGGGCGCTGCGGCTGCCGCGCGCCGCCACCGGCCCCGGCCTGGACATCCCCGCCCTGCTCACCGCCCTCCACCAGCGCGACGTCCGCTCCGTGCTGCTGGAAGGCGGCCCCACGCTCGCCGGTGCCTTCCTCGCCGCGGACGCGGTCGACAAGGTCGTCGGCTACCTGGCCCCCACCCTGCTCGGCGCCGGCCCGGCCGCGCTCGCCGACGCGGGCGTCCGCACCATCGCGCAGGCCCTCCGCCTGGACCTGGCCGAAGCCGTCCGGGTCGGCCCCGACCTGCGCGTCACCGCCTACCCACGCCGTCCCGGTGGGCCCAGCCCCGCCGCCACCGCCGAGGAGAACTGACGTGTTCACCGGAATCGTCGAAGAACTGGGTGAGGTCACCGCGGTCGAGGACCTCGGCGACGCCGCCCGCTTCACCCTGCGCGGCCCCCTGGTCACCGAAGGCGCCCGGCACGGCGACTCGATCGCGGTCAACGGCGTCTGCCTGACCGTCGTCGACACCCCGGGCCCGGACACCTTCACCGCCGACGTGATGGCCGAGACGCTGAAGCGCTCCAGCCTCGGCGCGCTCACCCCCGGCTCACCGGTCAACCTCGAACGCCCCACCCAGGTCGGCGGACGCCTCGGCGGCCACCTGGTGCAGGGTCACGTGGACGGCACCGGCACCATCCTCGACCGCGCCCCGGCCGAACACTGGGAGGTCGTCACCGTCTCCCTCCCCGCCGAACTCGCCCGCTACGTGGTCGAGAAGGGCTCGATCACCGTGGACGGCATCAGCCTGACCGTGGTCGAGGCCGCCGCCGACCACTTCACGGTGAGCCTGATCCCCACCACCCTGGCGCTGACCACGCTCGGCCGCAAGCAGCCGGGCGACCCGGTCAACCTCGAGGTGGACGTGGTCGCCAAATACGTCGAGCGGATGCTCGGCGAGCGCCGGACCGGGACGGAGGCCGGCCGGTGAGCGCCTTCGGCTGGCTGTCCGAGCCGGCGTTCAGCGTCCTCGGCCAGCACGTCATCTGGTC belongs to Streptantibioticus cattleyicolor NRRL 8057 = DSM 46488 and includes:
- the ribD gene encoding bifunctional diaminohydroxyphosphoribosylaminopyrimidine deaminase/5-amino-6-(5-phosphoribosylamino)uracil reductase RibD — protein: MATPVETDAMRRAVALAARGLGHTSPNPVVGCVVLDADGRVAGEGWHRRAGGPHAEVHALREAGDRARGGTAVVTLEPCDHTGRTGPCSQALIDAGIRRVVHAVADPDPTASGGAGRLRAAGIDVEAGLLAAEAARGNEAWLASVRHRRPFVTWKYAATLDGRSAAADGTSRWITSDAARAEVHRLRAEADAVLVGSGTLRADDPHLAVRGVPGEVTQPLRVVVDTEATVEPGARVLDDAAPTLIAVAEDADAGHLGARALRLPRAATGPGLDIPALLTALHQRDVRSVLLEGGPTLAGAFLAADAVDKVVGYLAPTLLGAGPAALADAGVRTIAQALRLDLAEAVRVGPDLRVTAYPRRPGGPSPAATAEEN
- a CDS encoding riboflavin synthase, encoding MFTGIVEELGEVTAVEDLGDAARFTLRGPLVTEGARHGDSIAVNGVCLTVVDTPGPDTFTADVMAETLKRSSLGALTPGSPVNLERPTQVGGRLGGHLVQGHVDGTGTILDRAPAEHWEVVTVSLPAELARYVVEKGSITVDGISLTVVEAAADHFTVSLIPTTLALTTLGRKQPGDPVNLEVDVVAKYVERMLGERRTGTEAGR
- a CDS encoding nuclear transport factor 2 family protein, encoding MSQQHTTDEDKYALAKAFHHCLVTRDWTALRDLFTEDATWTLPGDNRISGPAEGADAVVERAKLIAGFGVDFEFQRVLVSRDNMALSLHNTAERDGVVLDEYLATVCFLRDGKIAAIETYLSDVPGMNAFFG